The Labrus bergylta chromosome 23, fLabBer1.1, whole genome shotgun sequence genome includes the window CTGCTccaagtgttttaaaatgttgttttaatgattaataacatcaaaaagtatttaaaaaactgaaagagAGTGATGTCTAAATTCCACtaaacacgtgtgtgtgtgtgtaccatgtAATTGGGGAGGTAACGCTTTAactgctttcacacacacacacacacacacacacacacacacacacacacacacacacacacacacacacacacacacacacacacacacacacacacacacacacacacactgtaatgtAGCTGGCTCCTCTGtagctcctccctctttttGACACTAATCCAAACGTCTGGTTCTGTAACGGGACGCTCTGAACAGGATGTCTGCTCGTCCTGACAGATGATGAGCACCTTTTTAAAACTCTACACGCTCTTTAGTCAGAGAGCAGTCGGCTCTGACACGTCATTAGGATGTTTTTACACTGTGGAAGCCTCAGgaagtcagaggtcagaggtcagaggtcagaggtcggcGCTGCAGCGAGACAACGACACTCAATCTGACTTTTCAATAAAACAAGATGGACgagtttaacagaaaatataaaaactgtttCTAAATACACCATGAGACacaactcctcttcctcctcctcttcctcttcttcctcttcctcctcctcttcctcctcttcctcttcctactcttcctcctcctcttcttcctctttctcctcttcctcctcttcctcctcttcctcttcctcctcctcttcttcctcctcttcctcctcctcttcctcctcctcttcctcctcctcttcttcctctttctcctcttcctcctcctcctcctcttcctcctcttcctcctcctcttcctcctcttcctctttcttatAAACTTCAGTTTGACAAAGGAGACATTTTTGTTAATAATCTAAACCCATTAAAAACCTCGTTGTCTCTCTTTACGGGGGAAAAGGTTCATTACTGCAGCACAGTGCTGCAAATGTGTGAGTgtcacaagagagagagagaggggggagagagagaggggggagagagagggggggagagagagggagagagagagggggggagagagagagggagagagagagaggggggagagagagagggagagggggggagagagagagagagagagagaggggggagagagagagagagagggggggggagagagagagagagagagaggggggggagagagagagagaggggggagagagagggggggagagagagggagagagagagggggggagagagagagagagagagaggggggagagagagagagaggggggagagagaggggggagagagagggagagagagaggggggggagagagagagagagagaggggggagagagagagaggggggagagagagagggggggagagagagagggagagagagagagagaggagagagaggggggagagagagagagaggggggagagagaggggggagagagagggagagagagaggggggagagagagagagagagaggggggagagagagagagagggggagagagagctaCTGAGCATGTTCAGTGAGTGTTTAAATGAATCTTTCCTCTGTGAGCTGAAACCTTTAATGAGCTTTAATCCAATTAATGTAAACCTCATTTACTGCCtatagaacacacacacacacacacacacacacacacacacacacacacacacacacacacacacacacacacacacacacacacacacacacacacacacacacatacacacacacacgcgcacacacacacacacacacacacacacacacacacacagcaagttTGACTCCCTGCGTTCATGGCTGCGATCAAGTTcaagaaacggatccagtggggcagggcgccATGACTGAACCATGGCGTGCACGGACTTTGTGGGAATCTGGGGTCAGAGTTCAGACCTTGAGATATAAACTCGTTATCGTTAAATTAAATGTACAGATGAATGTCCTCTTTGGGCCTCCGTACATCAGCAGCAGAGTTTCTGATTGTTTTAATGAGTCAGAGAGGCGACGACATGAGAGAGAAAACCCCCTGCTGATATATGACTcatcaatctgtgtgtgtgtgtgtgtgtgtgtgtgtgtgtgtgtgtgtgtgtgtaccctgTTAGCTGTGGGGTAAGAGGATCAGACACGGTGATTAAACCGCCACTGAAGGCATTTTGATTCTTTAATCTGGCCAACAAACggcttaacacacacacacacacacacacacacacacacacacacacacacacacacacacacacacacacacacacacacacacacacacacacacacacacacacacagacacacacacacacacactgagggtaTGTACATGTAGAATAAACCTCCATCACAagatgaggggggggggtctgttctctgcaggtaaaataaaaactatttaatCAACTTTATTCGTCAAAACACTCGTTGAGTCATCTTGAAGGTGGTCGTTTGGCGTTATGAACCCGTTGTGGATAAAACAGTTTGGCGTCCGAGGAgaaaattgggggggggggcgcaatATCACAGCAGCCTTTTCCCAAGAGCTCATAAAAAATCCTCTTTTGTTGTTCAAAATCAACAGATTGCTGTTTGTGATGCAGCATGtggcctgtagggggcgctgcCACCTATCACAACATCTTTAATCTTCCAGTTAGAGTTCGTATTGATGAAgagctgtcctctctctctttgtcttcctgTCGATTGTTCTGTTAAGCTCTCCGTCTCTGCCAGCGGCGGCCATGTTGTGTCAGTTTCCCCGTGTCGTCGCCGGTCGAGCTGACAGATGAAGTTCTCGGTCCGTTTATCTGCGATCAATACATCAATGCAGCTCCACCTGTGATGCCATCGATCAGCTGGTGGTCACGCAGAGACGGACCAATCAGAGGTCAGAGCTCAGACGGAGACGGATGGCTTTTTAAAGTTGGATTTGAGCGCCCTCGCTGTGATTTATAGCTtcctgttttcacatcaataactCGTCTCAGAGTCAGAGCGCAAATCAGCTGATTCCTTCAAAAACTGGAACTCCTGGAttattaaaggtccaatcagtgagctgtgtagagagtgagatgataaaggtatcttactacctgctcctgaatgctctggatttgtttggaccagagaaggtaggcgctttaaagaccccccccacacggccgttttggacgcccctctgtttgtcagatatgagagcagttatcaggtcaacaggtgttgcagcgatggaagcgagagaagtggttcagatagaaacACGATGGTTGATATAGGACAGCGGGAGTCAGACATGTTGGAGAGcgaacatgcgggaaaggagccactggtgggattcaaacccagacggcccgcttggaggaccacagcctctgtacatggaaaAATACTGACATTATATTTGCGTCATgatatctgttttttatttattttaaaaggcgGGTCTCCTTATTCTCAGTGAACACCAACTGACTCACAACACCGGTGTTACAGAGAAACTGGagctcacagagctgctgctggtcaATAACGCTGTTACACCAACTGTGACAGAGACTGatggactctgtgtgtgtgtgtgtgtgtgtgtgtgtgtgtgtgtgtgtgtgtgtgtgtgtgtgtgtgtgtgtgtgtgtgtgtgtgtgtgtgtggcagctcTATTTTCAGTCCTTATTAATGCAGGGAAACAACAGCTGAGGAATACATTTACATCTTCCTcacttcttcttgtcttttttcacttgtctcctcgtcttcttcttctgctgcagctgctgccgcCTAATTGGTGTTTATAtgaataactgtgtgtgtgtgtgtgtgtgtgtgtgtgtgtgtgtgtgtgtgtgtctgtgtgtgtgtgtgtgtgtgtctgtgtgtgtgtgtaggatggTAATAATGTGATTGAACAGATTAAAGGACGCCgtgaaattattttatttcaataattGGATTCAAGTATAACTCATAAACATTATTTCACTGAGTGCAGATTTTCGTCACTTTAacatccgtgtgtgtgtgtgtgtgtgtgtgtgtgtgtgtgtgtgtgtgtgtgtgtgtgtgtgtgtgtgtgtgtgtgtgtgtgtgtgtgtgtgtgtgtgcagtgtccTCCGTTTGCTAGCTTTGTTAGCATTTTAGCTGTTAGCTGTTGTGCAGAATCAGATGTTGTTAATTATGAATATGACCCGCTCAAAACCCTGTGTTGTCAGAGTGACTCCATCacatcagtaacacacacacacacacacacacacacacacacacacacacacacacacacacacacacacacacacacacacacactgtgctttAAAAGCTAATCTATAATGAATGCTGCGTCTTTAAGTGAGAAACATTTTAGTGCTGCACGTTTCTGAATGACCTAAtaattaaagtgtgtgtgtgtgtgtgtgtgtgtgtgtgtgtgtgtgtgtgtgtgtgtgtgtgtgtgtgtgtgttaatggcAGAGCTGAAAGAAGGGGTCGTTTAAGATTGAAACATAAATATTTCAGAGTCAGAGAGCGacgtttacacacacacacacacacacacacacacaaacataatggACTGTTTGTCACATCGGTTTACTTTCAGTTCAACtctaaaatattttatatatacagtatatagaatgtgtgtgtgtgtgtgtgtgtgtgtgtgtgtgtgtgtgtgtgtgtgtgtgtgtgtgtgtgtgcgcagcaGTCAGCAGTTTAGAGCTGGTAGAAGGTTGTGTAGattgttaaatgtgtgtgtgtgtgtgtgtgtgtgtgtgtgtgtgtgtgtgtgtgtgtgtgtgtgtgtgtgtgtgttgtccctttagttttgtttttctgtggtcTCTTGTCTGATTGTTTTACTTCTATGCGGCACGTTTCTCGTTTTAGCCGTTGCTACACACCAGatgtttctgattttaaaacacttgaagaggaacattttcatcataTTAAGGTcgtcaacatgttttaaatgtttacttaaagaTTTTCGATTAAAGCACGAGACGCTCTCTGTTATTCTAACTATCAAAACgatccaaagtgctgaagattaaaaaatcttcatttatttaatctgacaGGTTTGAAGGAGagaaacctctctctctctcacacacacacacacacacacacacacacacacacacacacacacacacacacacacacacacacacacacacacacacacacacacacacacacttaattttttttttttaaactcattctGATCtcggtgaagaagaagaagcagctgcAGATCTCTGGCTCCTCCGTGTGGTCACATACTGAACTGCGGCCTCATCCAGAAAAAAGCGCTGAGTCAGCTGCAGATTTCTGCTGCtcggataaaaaaaagtgtaactgACAGTTTGTAACATGAGATCATCATTCAGTCTGCAGGAGGAAACATCAGGACTACAGTTACTACTCTCTGATACTCGAACATGAATCATCTTTATTatgcaaaaaaacattcaaaactcTAATCtgatctgttctctctctctctccccctctctctctctctctctctctctctctctccccctctccccctctctctctctctctctctctctctctctctcggtcagATATGGCGACATGGTCCCAAAGACCATCATGGGGAAGATCTTCGGCTCGGTGTGCTCCCTGAGCGGCGTGCTCGTCATCGCCCTGCCCGTCCCCGTCATCGTCTCCAACTTCAGCCGGATCTACCACCAGAGCCAGAGATCCGAGAAGAGGCGAGCTCAGAAGGTGAACGCTCACCTCCGCTGACAGCTGAGACACACCAGGTGTAAACAATCTGTTTTATATGTTGATGTCTCCGAGGGGTCACTGAACACACCGCCAGCAGATAacagctcctgcacactgtctcagTCCTGTTCTGTTTAccccacagagacacaaacacaaacagcatggAGTCATGACCTCACACTGCAcagctctgcagacacacacacacacacaacaagtcATCTCATGCAGCGCCACCCACTGGCCCGCTGTAGTAAGAGTACCAAacgcttttttttctaaatcaagATTTGGGGGACAGAAAGATGCGGCATGCATTCAGCAGATTTGACCTGAGTGTGTTGAAATGAGATGTTCTGATTTAGAGATAGTTCTTTTCCTGATCTGCCTTTTTCCCGCTAACTGAGCCCAAGCAGGAGGGGATTGTGGGTAGTGCTGCCGTGGTCATCCCCTCTTTGTGCGTTGTGTTTGAGAGTTCGAGAGGTTTTGTCCAATGGGGGCTCACGCTGTCGTCATgtgatctgtgtttgtgttaaaggcGTCAAAGGAAGCAGGACAGGCGCTGGTGTGTCAGGCCAACCCCAACTTtgatgttcatcatcatcaccttctgAACTGTTTGGAGAAGACCACGGtgagatcacacacacacacacacacacacacacacacacacacacacacacacacacacacacacacacacacacacgataaaCTCACCCATCAAAACgtgttttcctctgacatcgCGTTCCCGCCTCAGAATCACGAGTTTGTGGACGAGAAGACGTACGAGTCGAGCTTCCGGGAGGTCACTCAGCTGAAGCAGATGTCTCGCTCGTCCTCCGCCTCCTCGACTTCCTCGCCGCACGGCTTCACCTCCTGCTGCAGtcgcaggaagaggaagagcttCAACGTCCCGAACTCCAACACGTCTGTGGGTCTGCAGGGCAGCATCCAGGAGCTGAGCACCATCCAGATCAGAGAGAGACCGCTCAGCAACAGGTACGACAGGAAGCAGGGGCGGGACAGAACATCCACACAGCAACGATCATCttcttaaagggacacttcacccgttgaaacatgaatctgtattgactttgggtcatatatgtagaaatgtgaaatacattttgaagttggtgccttcttggccgagaaaaggctgaaagtgtcttttttagctcagaatgcacagcaccgcaggccactcccacatATTTATTTCCTCAAcagattcagagatttcttccagaaggaattggtatcttggaaattccttGCAGAAAACAGCCCcagccccagctcgagccggcccgggctcctcgtcctcaccggcGCTGACAGGCAGGCATTATATCGCAGCTACTGAGCTGGCAGCGtccagcaatatagcaatataggcCGGTTTTGCTTCTTGGCTGCTGTGGCCAGTGGCGGCCCCTGGTGGCCAGCACAGAAATtctgtgtatatttatattttttcgtcattatcagctttctccatagagcctgttagcatagcttctaagcaatatggcggacgttaagttttgattctgggagtgagttcccacccactgggatctgtgattggtctgtagcttcagaggtcgaaaatatgaggaactagcgttgtagtttcaccccgctaaccacaacagatgacgcaaaatgacgatttttgcgtcactggaagctccttttcagactcagaaatacaaagatttcccatctcaggggaaaatgagggcgggatgcacgaccattcaaaaacactaccaggtttctaatgatacaaagattaatgctaatgggtgaagtatccctttaacttgTATAATCCAATAATCGAAACCCTCAAATAGTTACTTAGACATGAAGTCCCGCTTCTGACGAGGTAAATCATGGTTTAGGATTTCGGGTCGACCACTTGGTTGGCCAATCATAACACTGTGACTGTTAATAAGCACCTCATACAAGCTCACCTGGAAACACCTGTCCTGTCCCTTTAAAGGTCACAGgtgtagaaacagttctgacAGATTCAGTGAGTGGttgaagaatgaaaaaaaaaaaacctttgggGACACTTCAGAGGTCTTTGTGAAGGTTTCAGGTTTCTGATGTTTTTGAGAAGGACGTGGTGTTCCGCAGGTCGGTCCAGATGGTGTTTTTATACCTGAAATCagacaaccaatcagagagcaggaaCTTTCTGGGCTTTGGTACAAAGGAAAAATATGATGgctttatgttttctgtagAAACCTTTGTTTCTGACCTTCAGATATTTCTGCAGAAGAAGTTTTTAGAGTAGGAGAGGAGTCAGCAATGaggagacacacatacacacacacacacacacacacacacacacattcacatactgtatataaacacaCGGCCCCAGAGATCATGTGACAGTATTCCCATGTACAGTCACAGAGCAGGAATCCAGAAAATGTCCAGCTGTGGAGGCGGTGGGAGGTCTGGGAACTTTCTCCTGAACCGGGACAGCTGGGAAACAAAACCGTCTCCTGTTTCTGTCCGACTCCCACAAACACCAACCGTCTCCATCAGACTCTGACCTCTCTGCTTCTGTCTAATCTCAGTAATACATGCACTCGAACTATACAGAGTGAAGCTCGATTTATACTGTAGGATCAGGGCGCTGCGGCTGACATGTTCCTTTGTCCCAGCTGGCATCAGTTTGATTCACTAAGAATGGATTTCAGCTGCTGATAGTTCCATCACCTGCTCCCTTTATCTGCTCCATCTCAAGGTCTAAACAACACTCACATCATCGTCACGGTAACGGCTTCAGACCCGTCTCCTCACATGATTTAACCCCTGGTCATATCAGTAATAGCACTCCAGAGGTGGAGATGTTTTCCTGATCTCTGGAAAGTTTGAGCGTCACATCTCTTATAAATACtgcggcgcagttaccaccaactctcagcagatGCTGTTTTTAGAATGAGACGCTTTTTACAATGAGGTTGATTTACATAGAAAGGGGggcatttaaaggctttatatgtgattttttgatccagcagatgtcgcccttgagcaccagcatgaaaccaaaacaacttgcgctgcattgttgtgttagcatgctaatgctagcgatctttattctgctggtatcttcacactgcatgtaaatttacctgaaatgagcgtgatctagaaacacagttaagcagtgagtacagtatgttattcttcttttctctagtccctcaattaaacaacttttattcacgaggggaggagtcagccggccgtccaggcgatgtaaacaaagtgaagataggactctgagtTATTTTcggaggagatacttgatttctacatttaagtgtgaaaaatcacatagaaagactttaaccctttgtgtgtctttgtgaatCAGATGTTTCGTCTTGACTCCTTACACAGATTTTTTAGAGCGAACCGAAGCTGagtctttcctctctctctctctctctctctctctctctctctctctctctctctttagtcGCTCAAGTCGCTCCAGCCTCAACGCTAAAATGGAGGAGACGGCTCCTCCCAATTTCAATTTTCTGAACTGTGACGGATCCTACATCACCACCGCCTCCATCAGCATGCCGACCCCGCCCAGCAGCAGCACGCCCGGCGGGGACAACTCAGCCAGCTCGACCAACTACTCCCAGGCTAACATCGTCCGTGTGTCTGCActctaaaaaaaacagggaaacaCGGCCCACCCGGGGGGACGACAAAGGGTCAGGTATCGGGGGTCAACGACCT containing:
- the LOC110001751 gene encoding potassium voltage-gated channel subfamily D member 2, whose product is MVPKTIMGKIFGSVCSLSGVLVIALPVPVIVSNFSRIYHQSQRSEKRRAQKASKEAGQALVCQANPNFDVHHHHLLNCLEKTTNHEFVDEKTYESSFREVTQLKQMSRSSSASSTSSPHGFTSCCSRRKRKSFNVPNSNTSVGLQGSIQELSTIQIRERPLSNSRSSRSSLNAKMEETAPPNFNFLNCDGSYITTASISMPTPPSSSTPGGDNSASSTNYSQANIVRVSAL